The DNA segment CGGCACTTAACAATGCTAATTAAAAATATCAACGGAGAATGAATCACTCTCCGTCAGCCAGTTAAACACTCTTCACTTATTTATATCACTTACTTCTGCAACCACTTTCCGTTAATCCCGCGCACCCATTCGCCCTTTCCTGCTCTGGCGAGCAGTTTTTGCCCGGCGAGTCTGGCGACATCATCGGTGGTGACCTGATTATCCTGCGCGACCTGCTGATACTGCTGTTTGCGTGCATCGTTGATGCGCGTGGCAAATGCGATGCTTTCTGCATCCTGCTTTACCGGTGCCAGATAGCCGGACAGCGTTTCGCCGACCAGCCCCTGCTGTTTCGCTTCGCCGAGCGTCAGCGCGAACGCCTGACCACACAGCAGCAAGCTTGTGGTCAGCAACGTGAGGCTGATTCGTTTCATAAAGGCTCTGGACATATGCGCTCCTAGAACAGGTCGTTCTGGTTTTTCAGCAGATTCTCGACGTCTTTATCCACTTTGATATGGATCTCGTGCTCGATTTTGACGTTCATGTTGATGGTGATCGGCTCTTTCGGCGCAGCCAGTTCGATACGCGGCACGCAGCCGCTGAGCATCATGATGCTCAGCGCCAGACTCGGGCCGATAAGTCGCAGTTTCATTGTTCCTTCCTCAAGGTTTTTTCCTCTTTCTGCCCGGTTGCTTTGGGGCTTTTTGATAGCGAACTGGCCGGCAAGGCGATCTGCTGTTGCAACCACTCCTGAAGATTGTCGCCAAAGCGCAAACTGCGCCACAGCTGATAGATATTTTCCTGATGGGTGTAGTTGAGCACAATCTCGCGCTTTTCTTTCTCTCCACCGCGGGTGGTATCGGTGTAATTCACGCCATCAACCTTCGCCGCCATGGTCAGTTCGCCGAGATTATCAAGGCTTATCTGCGCCTGCGAACGGCTGATTTCCAGATAGCGCAGCAGACCAATCACCAGCCCGTTGGCAAAATTACCGCTGGCCATCGCATCGGCGAATTGCTGGTCAAGG comes from the Enterobacteriaceae bacterium Kacie_13 genome and includes:
- a CDS encoding DUF1318 domain-containing protein, with product MKRISLTLLTTSLLLCGQAFALTLGEAKQQGLVGETLSGYLAPVKQDAESIAFATRINDARKQQYQQVAQDNQVTTDDVARLAGQKLLARAGKGEWVRGINGKWLQK
- a CDS encoding YnbE family lipoprotein — its product is MKLRLIGPSLALSIMMLSGCVPRIELAAPKEPITINMNVKIEHEIHIKVDKDVENLLKNQNDLF